From Candidatus Baltobacteraceae bacterium, one genomic window encodes:
- a CDS encoding asparaginase has product MQSRVLQGEPFVEVTRAETVESVHRGAACAVDSRGAVIAAVGEIDVPVYLRSAAKPFIAAAAIAAGARERFGLQPQEIAVMAASHSGEAFHVNAVRSILQKIGLDEHALQCGAHAPYNAQAALDLERAGLPFTALHNNCSGKHAGILALCLLLGADPATYLDARNPAEAAILAFCARLSGERVEDLALGIDGCGIPVYATPLRNAALSFMRFATLEGVSDEDARALEIVRSAMIAHPAYVSGTGEFDTQLMNVTEGALCCKGGAEGVHADAAIGAGVGFVLKMADGSSRGRGPATIASLQGLGLLDGPQAAALAEFAHPIVYNRAGRAVGEIRVVRSTIAVLKAGINEDLV; this is encoded by the coding sequence GTGCAGAGTCGAGTTCTTCAAGGTGAGCCATTCGTCGAGGTAACGCGCGCGGAGACGGTGGAATCGGTTCATCGCGGCGCCGCGTGCGCCGTCGATTCGCGGGGTGCGGTGATCGCGGCCGTCGGCGAGATCGACGTGCCGGTCTACCTGCGCTCGGCCGCAAAGCCGTTTATCGCGGCGGCGGCGATCGCCGCCGGGGCGCGCGAGCGCTTCGGGCTGCAGCCGCAAGAGATCGCGGTAATGGCGGCCTCACACTCCGGCGAAGCGTTTCACGTCAATGCCGTGCGCTCGATTCTGCAAAAGATCGGTCTCGACGAGCATGCCCTGCAATGCGGCGCGCACGCGCCGTATAACGCGCAAGCCGCGCTCGATCTCGAGCGGGCGGGTCTCCCGTTCACGGCGCTGCACAACAATTGTTCCGGTAAACACGCCGGCATTCTCGCGCTCTGCCTGCTGCTTGGGGCCGACCCCGCGACCTATCTCGACGCGCGCAATCCGGCCGAGGCGGCGATACTGGCGTTTTGCGCCCGCCTCTCCGGCGAGCGCGTCGAAGACCTCGCGCTCGGAATCGACGGCTGCGGCATCCCGGTCTACGCGACGCCGCTGCGAAATGCGGCTCTATCGTTCATGCGATTCGCGACGCTCGAAGGCGTCTCCGACGAAGACGCCCGCGCGCTGGAGATCGTGCGTTCGGCGATGATCGCTCATCCGGCCTACGTGAGCGGGACCGGCGAATTCGACACGCAGCTCATGAACGTTACGGAAGGGGCGCTCTGCTGCAAGGGCGGTGCCGAAGGCGTGCACGCCGATGCTGCGATCGGCGCGGGCGTCGGTTTCGTGCTGAAGATGGCCGACGGCAGTTCGCGCGGACGCGGTCCCGCGACGATCGCAAGCCTGCAGGGTCTGGGCCTGCTCGACGGCCCGCAGGCGGCCGCCTTAGCGGAGTTCGCGCACCCAATCGTGTATAATCGGGCAGGACGTGCGGTCGGGGAGATCCGCGTCGTACGTTCGACCATCGCTGTCTTAAAAGCGGGTATAAACGAAGATCTTGTCTGA
- a CDS encoding ATP-dependent DNA ligase — protein MIRFAQTCAAIALRPAKLEKIALVAEYLRTLDEADLTAAARFFTGGPFAAREERTLSLGGRGIVAAARSVWVFSDEALSHAYRERGDLGDALGALARPGTDLALFAEQLTPALLSELFMQAANADGKNAGKTRSAICARILRACADPLEVAYVVKIMTGDLRIGLREGLIADAIALAFERDAGDVRRAAMVCGDIGATAVAAKVDRLAEMRVAYGSPIGFMLATPMFYGGGYAELSEHAWIVEDKFDGIRAQIHKSDGRARIFSRTLNDVTHSYPEVATAAEELAGDLILDGEIVALREGRVLPFRSLQARLQRKAVDPALLAEVPVTFVAFDLLARGDALLVDEPELQRREQLLDAVAPSAHLAIAPFARLPQPLVPEMLDELFEDARSRGHEGLVLKRTDAPYHPGRRGKWWLKLKRELSTLDVVVVAVEWGHGKRAKVLSDYTFAIRGPNDDLQTLGKAYSGLTDAEIAGLTSWFLAHTLPSSGEAPQRAMAVEPAIVLEVAFDIIQPSSLHQSGYALRFPRIVRVRDDKPPAEIDTLERVDEIYRAMLARETGAS, from the coding sequence ATGATCCGTTTCGCGCAGACCTGCGCCGCGATCGCGCTGCGGCCGGCAAAACTCGAGAAGATCGCGCTCGTGGCGGAGTATCTCCGAACGCTCGACGAGGCCGATCTCACCGCGGCCGCGCGCTTCTTCACCGGCGGCCCCTTTGCGGCTCGCGAAGAACGTACGCTCTCTCTCGGGGGACGCGGCATCGTTGCCGCAGCTCGAAGCGTCTGGGTCTTCAGCGACGAGGCCCTCTCGCACGCCTATCGGGAACGCGGCGATCTCGGCGATGCGCTCGGCGCGCTCGCACGTCCGGGAACCGATCTCGCGCTCTTCGCCGAGCAACTCACGCCCGCGCTCCTTTCCGAACTCTTCATGCAAGCCGCGAATGCCGACGGGAAGAACGCCGGGAAAACGCGTTCCGCGATCTGCGCGCGAATTCTTCGCGCATGTGCGGACCCGCTTGAGGTAGCGTACGTCGTCAAGATCATGACGGGGGACTTGCGCATCGGCTTACGGGAGGGGCTGATCGCGGACGCGATCGCGCTAGCTTTCGAGCGCGACGCGGGCGACGTTCGTCGCGCCGCGATGGTCTGCGGCGACATCGGCGCGACGGCCGTGGCCGCCAAGGTCGATCGGCTCGCCGAGATGCGCGTCGCGTACGGCTCGCCGATTGGGTTCATGCTCGCAACGCCGATGTTCTACGGCGGCGGTTACGCCGAACTCTCCGAGCATGCGTGGATCGTCGAAGACAAGTTCGACGGGATCCGCGCGCAGATTCACAAAAGCGACGGTCGCGCGCGCATCTTCTCGCGCACGCTTAACGACGTCACGCACTCCTATCCCGAAGTCGCCACCGCAGCCGAGGAACTCGCGGGTGATCTCATACTCGACGGAGAGATCGTCGCGTTGCGCGAGGGCCGCGTGTTACCCTTTCGCTCGCTGCAGGCTCGCCTCCAACGCAAAGCCGTGGACCCCGCTCTACTCGCGGAAGTCCCCGTTACGTTCGTCGCCTTCGACCTGCTCGCACGCGGCGACGCATTGCTCGTCGACGAACCGGAGCTGCAGCGGCGCGAGCAGTTGCTCGACGCGGTCGCGCCAAGCGCGCATCTTGCGATAGCGCCGTTCGCACGTCTCCCGCAGCCGCTCGTCCCCGAGATGCTGGACGAACTCTTCGAAGACGCCCGCAGTCGCGGCCACGAAGGCCTCGTCCTCAAACGAACGGATGCGCCCTATCATCCGGGCCGGCGCGGCAAGTGGTGGCTCAAGCTCAAACGCGAACTCTCAACGCTCGACGTCGTCGTGGTCGCCGTGGAATGGGGTCACGGCAAGCGCGCCAAGGTTCTCTCGGATTACACGTTCGCCATCCGCGGGCCGAACGACGATCTCCAGACGCTCGGCAAAGCGTATTCGGGTCTAACCGACGCGGAGATTGCGGGCCTCACCTCGTGGTTTCTCGCCCACACGCTGCCGTCGAGCGGCGAGGCTCCGCAGCGCGCGATGGCCGTCGAGCCGGCGATCGTGCTCGAAGTCGCGTTCGACATCATCCAACCCAGCAGCCTACACCAAAGCGGCTACGCGCTGCGCTTCCCGCGCATCGTGCGCGTGCGCGATGATAAACCGCCGGCCGAAATCGACACCCTCGAACGAGTCGACGAGATCTACCGCGCGATGCTAGCCCGCGAAACCGGCGCGAGTTAG
- the cysK gene encoding cysteine synthase A → MARIYENITDTFGNTPLVKIPRLNKGLPGTVLVKMESFNPAGSVKDRIGVAMIEAAEREGRLRPDSIIIEPTSGNTGIALAFVAAAKGYRCILVMPDTMTVERRNLLKAYGAQVVLTPGVDGIKGAIAKAAEIHGANPTKYFMPQQFENPNNPAIHRRTTGEEIWRDTDGAVDIFLAAVGTGGTITGAGGLLKERKPGLRVIAAEPDASPVLSGGTPGPHKIQGAGTGFVPAVLDVKVYDEVIRVTDDDAIAMARRAAREEGMLVGISAGANIWASLQVAARPESKGKTIVTIGCDTGERYLSNPVFADQEANVIEPALV, encoded by the coding sequence ATGGCACGGATCTATGAGAATATTACCGACACGTTCGGCAACACTCCACTTGTAAAAATCCCGCGGCTTAACAAGGGCTTGCCCGGTACGGTGCTCGTGAAGATGGAGTCATTCAATCCGGCCGGCTCCGTAAAGGATCGCATCGGCGTTGCGATGATCGAAGCCGCCGAGCGCGAGGGTCGCTTGCGCCCCGACTCGATCATCATCGAACCGACCAGCGGCAACACGGGGATCGCGCTCGCCTTCGTGGCCGCCGCCAAAGGCTATCGCTGCATCTTAGTGATGCCCGACACGATGACCGTGGAACGGCGCAATCTGCTTAAAGCGTACGGAGCGCAAGTCGTATTGACGCCGGGCGTCGACGGCATCAAGGGCGCGATCGCTAAAGCGGCCGAGATCCATGGCGCAAACCCGACAAAATATTTTATGCCCCAGCAATTCGAGAACCCGAACAACCCGGCGATTCATCGGCGCACCACGGGCGAAGAGATCTGGCGCGATACCGACGGCGCCGTCGATATCTTCCTGGCTGCCGTCGGCACCGGCGGGACCATCACGGGCGCCGGCGGTTTGCTCAAGGAGCGAAAGCCCGGGCTGCGCGTGATCGCTGCCGAGCCCGACGCTTCGCCGGTGCTCTCAGGCGGCACGCCCGGGCCGCACAAAATCCAAGGCGCGGGCACGGGTTTCGTTCCCGCCGTGCTCGATGTCAAGGTGTACGACGAGGTGATCCGCGTCACCGACGACGATGCCATTGCGATGGCGCGGCGCGCGGCCCGCGAAGAGGGCATGCTCGTCGGCATTTCGGCCGGTGCGAATATCTGGGCTTCGTTGCAAGTAGCCGCGCGTCCGGAATCGAAAGGCAAGACGATCGTTACGATCGGCTGCGATACCGGCGAGCGGTATCTCTCCAACCCGGTCTTTGCCGACCAAGAAGCTAACGTCATCGAACCGGCGCTCGTCTAG
- a CDS encoding MBL fold metallo-hydrolase RNA specificity domain-containing protein: MFSLSAKSLYVEAIDLWIDSMRSRERCYVSHGHSDHAREHEVVIATPNTARICRARFSRAPKRPVQTSLIAKIEKPRPACNFEEHAYNEPWSDGAHRLTLFSAGHVLGSSQLLIEGAAGRFVYTGDFNLAPAYTAEAPEVKRCDVVLMECTYGRPQYAFPPRDEVAGEMVAFARAALEEDAVPVFFAYSLGKAQEAVAILGRAGLPLTVHGAIDTMCEVYRESGVDLPPYRRYDAQTFAGGVLIWPPSGKSLPKALHGKSLRTAVLTGWTLDRGAVFRYGADRGFPLSDHADYPSLLRYLELAQPQKVILNHGWRDFVYRLRHLGIDAEYLEEHAQLTLF; the protein is encoded by the coding sequence GTGTTCTCCTTGTCGGCAAAATCACTCTACGTTGAGGCCATCGATCTTTGGATCGATTCGATGCGCTCGCGCGAGCGTTGTTACGTTTCGCACGGCCATAGCGATCACGCGCGCGAGCACGAGGTCGTGATCGCTACGCCCAACACCGCGCGCATCTGCCGCGCGCGTTTCTCGCGCGCCCCGAAGCGCCCCGTGCAAACCTCGCTGATCGCGAAGATCGAAAAGCCGCGCCCCGCCTGCAATTTCGAGGAACATGCGTATAACGAGCCATGGAGCGACGGCGCCCACCGGTTGACGCTTTTCTCCGCGGGCCACGTCTTGGGAAGTTCGCAGCTCCTGATCGAAGGCGCGGCGGGCCGCTTCGTCTACACGGGCGACTTCAATCTCGCGCCGGCCTACACGGCGGAGGCCCCGGAAGTAAAGCGCTGCGACGTCGTATTGATGGAATGCACGTACGGCCGTCCGCAGTATGCGTTTCCGCCGCGCGATGAGGTCGCAGGCGAAATGGTCGCATTCGCGCGCGCCGCGCTCGAAGAAGATGCCGTCCCGGTCTTTTTCGCCTATTCGCTAGGAAAGGCGCAGGAAGCCGTTGCTATTTTGGGACGCGCCGGTTTGCCGCTGACCGTGCACGGCGCTATCGACACGATGTGCGAGGTCTACCGCGAGAGCGGCGTCGATCTTCCGCCCTATCGGCGTTACGACGCGCAGACCTTCGCCGGCGGCGTTCTCATCTGGCCGCCCTCGGGCAAAAGCTTGCCGAAGGCACTGCACGGGAAAAGTCTGCGCACGGCGGTGCTCACCGGATGGACGCTCGACCGCGGCGCCGTTTTCCGCTACGGCGCCGATCGCGGCTTCCCGCTCTCGGACCATGCCGACTACCCCTCACTCTTGCGCTACCTCGAACTGGCTCAACCCCAAAAAGTGATCCTCAATCACGGCTGGCGGGATTTTGTCTACCGCTTGCGCCATTTGGGTATCGACGCCGAGTATTTGGAGGAACATGCGCAACTCACGCTCTTCTAA
- the metH gene encoding methionine synthase, translating into MSEYLRQLSGRVLVFDGAMGTQLMALELTADDFGGAQYLGCNEALVLSRPDLVQAIHESYLQAGADVVETDTFTASRLKLDEYGLGDRVADVNRNAARLARAACDSYSTPEKPRFVAGSMGPTGMLVSSSDPSLSKITYDELADIYGEQARFLVEGGADLLLLETMQDLLELKAAIAGIVREFDRGLRRVPIQAQPTLITEGRMLLGTDIRAICATLDALPIDVIGLNCSTGPAQMRDSMRYLTEMSDKFVSVIPNAGLPLMGPKGETIYPETPEELARELGDFVREFGVNVVGGCCGSTPAHISAICAAIEGLHGRSPQPKPQQYAASAMTALSLEQEPRPLIIGERINAQGSRKLKRLLLNEQYDDIMLVAREQVEGGAHVLDVCCAVTERTDEDEQMRLIVRKLAQSVEAPLMIDSTEPKVIEAALKANPGRAIVNSIHLENGRVKVDQIVPMAKEHGAALVALTIDEAGMAKTAQRKAEVAQKIYDIVVDEYGIPAGALIFDDLTFTLATGDDEYVDSAVETIDGIRRIKAQMPGVLTSLGVSNVSFGLKPHARAALNSVFLHHCVQAGLDMALVNPKEITPYGELDATERELCDDLVFNKRADALQRVIEHFEDAGTTRASAGDARDEDADAPAEVRIHNAILRRRKDGIEAKVDEALARRDPVDVLNNVLLPAMKEVGDKFGSGELILPFVLQSAEVMKKAVAHLEQFLEKKEGTSKGKVVLATVFGDVHDIGKNLVNTILSNNGYTVFDLGKQVPMNTILEKAIEVGADAIGLSALLVSTSKQMPICVQEQDQRGLAFPVLVGGAAINRDFGRRISMLDEGKRVFAPGLFYAKDAFEGLDIMEALVGNPQSREAFVERMKGEAVAANAAKAAAVPANGAPVRIAAVKNERVDVPRAPFFGPRTLAHIDLPDLWPCFDLRSLYRLSWGAANTKGEAFERLIREEFEPRLKRYQELAQNGALLAPRVVYGYFPAAGVGNDVIVYDPNDTAREIARFPFTRQAGGEHLCLADYLREPENGRGSDVVALQVVTVGTEASERTEVLQKAGDYSESYFLHGFSVQSAEALAEWSHRHIRAELGLAPDRGKRYSWGYGACPDVLQHRIAFDLLDAQNAIGTILTDAGQIVPEQSTAAIVMHHPRASYFNAAATRELEPA; encoded by the coding sequence TTGTCTGAGTATTTACGCCAATTAAGCGGGCGCGTGCTCGTCTTTGACGGCGCCATGGGAACGCAGCTCATGGCCCTCGAGCTTACCGCCGACGATTTCGGCGGCGCGCAGTACCTGGGGTGCAACGAAGCGCTCGTTCTGAGCCGCCCCGATCTCGTTCAAGCGATCCACGAGAGTTATCTGCAAGCGGGCGCGGACGTCGTCGAGACCGACACGTTCACGGCATCGCGGCTCAAACTCGACGAGTATGGGCTGGGCGATCGCGTCGCCGACGTCAACCGTAACGCCGCGCGCCTCGCGCGCGCCGCGTGCGACAGCTATTCGACGCCCGAGAAGCCGCGGTTCGTGGCCGGTTCCATGGGGCCGACCGGCATGCTCGTTTCGTCGTCGGACCCATCGCTCTCGAAGATCACCTACGACGAACTGGCAGATATCTATGGCGAACAGGCGCGCTTTCTCGTTGAGGGCGGCGCCGATCTCTTGCTGCTCGAAACCATGCAGGATCTGCTGGAACTCAAAGCCGCGATCGCCGGAATCGTTCGCGAATTCGACCGCGGTCTGCGACGAGTGCCGATCCAGGCGCAGCCGACGCTCATCACCGAGGGCCGCATGCTGCTCGGTACCGACATTCGCGCGATTTGCGCGACGCTCGACGCGCTGCCGATCGACGTCATCGGTTTGAATTGTTCGACGGGTCCCGCCCAGATGCGCGACTCGATGCGATATCTCACGGAGATGTCCGATAAGTTCGTCAGCGTCATTCCCAATGCGGGCCTCCCCCTGATGGGACCCAAAGGCGAGACGATCTATCCGGAGACGCCGGAGGAGCTGGCGCGCGAACTCGGCGACTTCGTTCGCGAGTTCGGCGTCAACGTGGTGGGCGGCTGCTGCGGCAGCACGCCGGCCCACATCTCGGCGATCTGCGCCGCTATCGAAGGTCTGCACGGCCGCTCGCCCCAGCCCAAGCCGCAGCAGTATGCCGCGTCGGCGATGACGGCGCTCTCGCTGGAACAAGAGCCGCGTCCGCTCATCATCGGCGAACGCATCAACGCTCAGGGATCGCGAAAGCTGAAGCGTTTGCTGCTCAACGAGCAGTACGACGACATCATGCTCGTCGCACGCGAACAAGTCGAAGGCGGAGCGCACGTGCTCGACGTCTGCTGCGCCGTTACCGAGCGTACCGATGAAGACGAACAGATGCGTCTGATCGTCCGCAAGCTCGCGCAGTCGGTCGAAGCGCCGCTAATGATCGACTCGACCGAACCGAAAGTGATCGAAGCCGCGCTCAAAGCCAATCCCGGCCGCGCGATCGTAAACTCCATTCACTTGGAGAACGGCCGCGTCAAAGTCGATCAGATCGTGCCGATGGCCAAGGAGCACGGGGCCGCGCTCGTCGCACTCACGATCGACGAAGCGGGAATGGCGAAGACGGCGCAGCGCAAGGCCGAGGTCGCGCAGAAGATCTACGATATCGTCGTAGACGAATACGGCATCCCGGCCGGCGCCCTGATCTTCGACGATCTCACCTTCACGCTCGCAACGGGCGACGACGAGTACGTCGATTCGGCCGTCGAAACGATCGACGGAATCCGGCGTATCAAAGCGCAGATGCCCGGCGTGCTGACGTCGCTCGGTGTGAGCAACGTGAGTTTCGGGCTCAAGCCGCACGCGCGCGCGGCGCTCAACTCGGTTTTCCTGCACCACTGCGTGCAAGCCGGGCTCGATATGGCCTTGGTCAATCCGAAAGAGATTACGCCCTACGGCGAACTCGATGCGACCGAACGCGAACTGTGCGACGATCTCGTATTCAACAAGCGGGCGGACGCGCTGCAGCGCGTCATCGAACACTTCGAGGACGCCGGAACCACGCGCGCGTCGGCCGGAGACGCGCGCGACGAAGACGCGGACGCGCCGGCCGAAGTGCGCATTCACAACGCGATCCTCCGCCGTCGAAAAGACGGAATCGAAGCGAAGGTCGACGAGGCGCTCGCGCGTCGCGATCCGGTCGACGTGCTCAACAACGTCTTGCTGCCCGCAATGAAAGAAGTCGGCGATAAGTTCGGGTCGGGCGAATTGATCCTGCCGTTCGTTCTGCAATCGGCCGAGGTGATGAAGAAGGCCGTCGCGCATCTCGAGCAGTTTCTCGAGAAGAAAGAAGGCACGAGTAAAGGCAAGGTCGTGCTCGCAACCGTCTTCGGCGACGTCCACGACATCGGCAAAAATCTCGTCAATACGATCCTGAGCAATAACGGCTACACCGTGTTCGATCTAGGCAAACAAGTGCCGATGAACACGATCCTCGAGAAGGCGATCGAGGTCGGCGCCGATGCGATCGGACTCTCCGCGCTCCTGGTTTCAACGAGCAAGCAGATGCCGATCTGCGTGCAGGAACAGGACCAACGCGGCCTCGCGTTTCCGGTGCTCGTCGGCGGCGCGGCGATCAACCGGGACTTCGGCCGACGCATCTCGATGCTCGACGAAGGCAAACGGGTCTTCGCACCGGGACTCTTTTATGCCAAAGACGCCTTCGAAGGGCTCGACATCATGGAGGCGCTCGTCGGCAACCCGCAATCGCGCGAAGCCTTCGTCGAGCGCATGAAGGGCGAAGCGGTCGCTGCGAACGCCGCCAAAGCGGCGGCCGTACCGGCCAACGGCGCGCCGGTCCGCATCGCGGCGGTCAAGAACGAGCGGGTGGATGTTCCGCGCGCCCCATTCTTTGGGCCGCGCACGCTGGCGCACATCGATTTGCCCGATCTCTGGCCGTGTTTCGATCTGCGCAGCCTGTACCGCTTGTCGTGGGGCGCGGCGAACACCAAAGGCGAGGCGTTCGAGCGATTGATCCGCGAGGAGTTCGAGCCACGTTTGAAGCGCTACCAGGAACTCGCGCAGAACGGAGCGCTGCTCGCGCCGCGCGTCGTGTACGGGTATTTTCCGGCGGCCGGCGTCGGCAACGACGTCATCGTCTACGATCCGAACGACACGGCGCGCGAAATCGCCCGCTTCCCGTTCACGCGCCAGGCCGGTGGCGAACACTTGTGTCTGGCCGACTACCTGCGCGAGCCGGAGAACGGGCGCGGCAGCGACGTCGTCGCGCTGCAAGTCGTCACCGTCGGCACCGAAGCCTCGGAGCGCACCGAGGTGCTGCAAAAAGCGGGCGACTACAGCGAGTCCTATTTTCTGCACGGCTTCTCGGTGCAGAGCGCCGAGGCGCTCGCCGAGTGGTCGCATCGTCACATTCGCGCGGAACTCGGACTGGCGCCCGATCGCGGCAAGCGCTACTCGTGGGGATACGGCGCGTGCCCGGACGTGCTGCAGCACCGCATCGCTTTCGATCTGCTCGACGCGCAGAATGCGATCGGCACGATTCTAACCGACGCCGGTCAGATCGTTCCCGAGCAATCGACCGCGGCGATCGTCATGCATCACCCGCGCGCGAGCTACTTTAACGCGGCCGCGACCCGGGAGCTCGAGCCGGCGTAG
- a CDS encoding serine hydrolase domain-containing protein, whose amino-acid sequence MRNSRSSKHPSSIALLLGALLLLPAAPAAAQGNAAPTLDAALARIGAYAQAALAEQGAPGMALAITDKTHTLKIFTLGYANVASQAPVTEATRFGIGSLTKSMTATALMELRDAGRFDPHAPVTHYLPWFRIHTAYRPITPHDLLTHTSGMPDGGLSTGIASVYSMRDWYTGYAPGTHWSYSNVGYDTLGEILQSLDAADYPAIVQRRIFAPLGMTDTTAIWSPQTLETAATGYLYRADDRPAPQQPALMVAPTTHYIDPAGSVLSTGGDMAKYMRYFLNDGQGPQGRIISDASWKLMTTPGVTDGHELGDAAPGFYHRYGYGLAIQTVAGDTVVGHTGGVLDFTACMQMDLTRGYGAIAMTNLAYVGPRPCPIVSYALKVLRAQSEGKPLPDMPQPPDPLKVTKPADYAGTYRAADGSALVVAVNGDDLTLQYGEKSAALYPRGTNSFWVDSPDFAHYLLQFGRQNGRVVEAFYGPKWYVSNAYTGAKTFAYPSAWNAYTGDYESIDANGYYGSLHVFVRKGKLVSDDGTQLVPLAAGLFRIGTDPWTPERIRFDEIVNAHAQRARLPGNDLYRTPLSS is encoded by the coding sequence ATGCGCAACTCACGCTCTTCTAAACACCCTTCTTCGATCGCGCTTCTATTGGGCGCGCTCTTGTTGCTGCCCGCCGCGCCCGCCGCAGCGCAGGGCAATGCCGCGCCCACGCTCGATGCCGCCCTCGCGCGAATCGGCGCGTACGCGCAGGCGGCCCTGGCCGAGCAAGGCGCGCCGGGGATGGCTCTCGCGATCACCGACAAGACGCACACGCTAAAAATCTTCACGCTCGGCTACGCGAATGTCGCGTCGCAGGCGCCGGTTACGGAAGCGACGCGTTTTGGAATCGGATCGCTCACCAAATCGATGACGGCCACCGCTTTGATGGAACTGCGCGACGCCGGCCGGTTCGATCCGCACGCGCCCGTAACGCACTATCTGCCGTGGTTTCGCATTCACACGGCGTATCGCCCCATCACGCCGCACGATCTGTTAACGCATACGAGCGGTATGCCCGACGGCGGCCTTTCGACGGGCATCGCGTCGGTCTATTCGATGCGCGATTGGTACACCGGATACGCGCCGGGAACGCACTGGTCGTACTCGAACGTCGGATACGACACGCTCGGTGAGATTTTGCAATCGCTCGACGCCGCCGACTATCCGGCAATCGTGCAGCGCCGCATCTTCGCGCCGCTGGGAATGACCGATACCACCGCGATTTGGTCGCCGCAAACGCTCGAGACCGCCGCGACCGGCTATCTCTATCGCGCCGACGACCGGCCCGCGCCGCAACAACCCGCCTTGATGGTCGCGCCCACGACCCATTACATCGACCCGGCCGGTTCCGTTCTCTCGACGGGCGGCGACATGGCAAAATACATGCGCTACTTTCTAAACGACGGCCAGGGCCCGCAGGGACGCATCATCTCCGACGCTAGTTGGAAGTTGATGACCACACCCGGCGTCACCGACGGCCACGAGCTCGGCGATGCGGCGCCGGGATTCTACCATCGCTACGGCTACGGACTCGCGATTCAAACCGTCGCCGGCGACACCGTCGTCGGACACACCGGCGGCGTGCTCGATTTTACCGCCTGCATGCAGATGGATCTCACGCGCGGCTACGGTGCGATCGCGATGACCAACCTCGCCTACGTGGGGCCGCGCCCGTGCCCGATCGTGTCGTACGCACTCAAAGTCTTGCGCGCCCAATCCGAAGGCAAGCCGCTGCCCGACATGCCGCAACCGCCCGATCCGCTAAAGGTAACGAAGCCGGCCGACTATGCAGGCACCTACCGCGCCGCCGACGGATCGGCGCTCGTCGTAGCGGTTAACGGCGACGACCTCACGCTGCAGTACGGCGAAAAGAGTGCGGCGCTCTATCCGCGCGGTACGAACAGTTTCTGGGTCGACAGCCCCGACTTCGCGCATTATTTGCTGCAATTTGGCCGGCAGAACGGCCGCGTCGTCGAAGCGTTCTACGGCCCGAAGTGGTACGTCTCAAATGCCTACACCGGAGCGAAAACGTTTGCCTATCCAAGTGCGTGGAACGCGTATACCGGCGACTACGAATCGATCGACGCCAACGGGTACTACGGTTCGCTACACGTGTTCGTCCGCAAAGGCAAGCTGGTCAGCGACGACGGCACGCAACTCGTTCCGCTCGCCGCAGGTCTCTTCCGCATCGGAACCGATCCCTGGACGCCGGAACGAATCCGTTTCGACGAGATCGTCAACGCCCACGCCCAACGAGCCCGCCTCCCCGGCAACGACCTCTACCGAACCCCCCTGTCATCCTGA
- a CDS encoding Lrp/AsnC ligand binding domain-containing protein, producing MVTAFILLNVERPRLKTIADDLLAIEGIAEVYSVAGPFDLVAIVRVKEHEQLNDLVTEHVAALEGIVDTETLISFRSFAKKDLGMLWDIGTE from the coding sequence ATGGTTACCGCTTTCATTTTGCTCAACGTCGAGCGCCCGCGGCTCAAGACGATCGCCGACGATTTGCTGGCGATCGAAGGCATCGCCGAGGTCTACAGCGTCGCCGGCCCGTTCGACCTGGTCGCGATCGTGCGTGTAAAAGAGCACGAGCAGCTCAACGATCTGGTGACCGAACACGTCGCCGCCCTCGAAGGCATCGTCGATACCGAGACGCTCATCTCGTTTCGCTCCTTCGCGAAAAAAGATCTCGGCATGCTCTGGGACATCGGCACGGAGTAG